GAACTCAACTGGAAGGCCTGACGATTGAACAACGGCACCGACTGGACGTCCTGATTAACCAGGATATCGTTCATTTCACGATAGGCGGCAATTCGCTCCGGCGATGTCAAAGGCAGACCTTCCGCTTTATCCAGTAGTTCGTCAATCCTCGGATTGCAGTAATTGCTGCGGTTGAAGGCTTCACGGGCTTGGCAAGTGAATAGCGGTGCTGCGTAATCATAGCCGTCTGGGTAGCTGGCAGCCCAAGACAAGATGTGGAGCGTGATGTCACCACTTTTGAGCCGATCCGTTATCTCCGGAGAATTGTAGAGGCCCAGAACGATCTCGGATTCGATCCCCACAGCCTTTAGCTGTGCATGAATCACCTCGATTTCCGGTGAGGACTTGGTCGAGCCACCGAGGATCTTACCGACATTGACGCCATTCTCGTAACCCGCTTCCTTTAGCAGTGCTCTTGCCCTGTCAGGATCATACTGATATTGACTCCTGAAGTTGGGATCGTACTGGGGCATGGCCATCGCAAAGACGCTGTCCGTCACTTTATGCGGTGCGCCGGTTGCCTTGACCACTGCGTTTTTGTCAATGGCGCACGCGATCGCCTGCCGCACCTTCAAGTTGTCCAGCGGCTTCGCCGTCATGTGGATGTTGAATCGGTGAACCGTCATCGTCGGCGCAGCGCGCAGCACATCTTTCAGGCTCTCATCGGCCAGGATACGCGGCAACTCAGCAGGTGGGATACCGATCAGGAAGTCCGCTTCGCCGCTCTCCCAGCGCAGGAGTCGCACTGACTCCTCGACATTCAGATTCAGTTCGACGCGTTCGATATACGGCTTTCCCGTCTTGAAGTAATCGGGGTTGCGTTCGTAGACAGCGCGCTGCTGCGGTTGCCACTCCACAAACTTGAACGGCCCAGTGCCGATCACAACCCTTGTGCCCCAATCCTGACCGGCTTCCAACACCTCCTTCTTCGGCACGATGCCGAATATCGTGATGGACAGCAGCGCTGCAAACACGGCTTGAGGGCGATCCAGGGTCACCTCGACGGTATAAGGATCAATGACCTTGACTCCCGCCAGATCTTTCGTCTTGCCATCGAGCACATCCTGAGCGCCGATGATCGTGTTCAAGTAAGACTTGCCCCAGCTGTACACCTCCGGCCAAAGCTGACGCTCCATCGAGAATTTCACATCCTCCGCGGTCATCTCGCGGCCGTTGTGAAACTTCACACCTCTGCGCAGAGGAATGGTATACACCTTGCCATCCTCGCTGATCCTGGGTAAGTCGGCTGCCAGATCGGGGTAGAACCTACCTTCGCGATCGAAGGCATACGGCATGTTGAAAAGCAACTGGCCCACGCTCCACCAATCCTCAAAGGCTTCTGCCGCTCCAGGATCCAGGGTTTTTACGAAATCACCACCTGCAACGATGCGGTAGGTGCCGCCTACACGCGGCCCGTCACCCATCACCGCTTGCGGGGTCGCGCCCGGCTGTTCACTCTCGAGCACTGCTGGTGTCTGAGCCATTTCACCAGGCGTAGCCGGCGCAGCGCACGCGGCCAACATGCCAATGGCGGACGATCCAGCCATCAGCTTCAGAAATTTTCGGCGACTGGTAATCTTGCTCATAGTTTGCCTCCTCAATAGGAATTTCAAATCGCTTGTTCGTCATTCGTGACGAAAGTCACGGTGACACCACACTTGTCAAATAAGCAGGCATCGCCCGCAGCACCTCCCGCGCCGCCTCCAGTGTGCGGTCAATATCCGCCGGTGTGTGCGCCGCGCTGACATGGTTGCGCTTGAGCGCCGTCGGCAGCATGAAGATGCCCCGCGCACACATCTGCGATCGGAACCACACGTCGCGCTTGTCATCATTGCGCAGTAGGTCGCTGTAACTCACGATCGGCCCCTCCATGAAATACGGCACGAACACCGAGCCGAAGCGCGCCACCGTCATCGGGATGCCCAACTCGTCCGCGATCTGCTGGATGCCTTTCGCCGCCCGCTCAGCCAGCGCGAAGCAGTGCGCGTGCACGCTGCCGTCTTCGAGCTCGGCAATCGTCGCCAGCGCGGCGGCCACGCTATGCGGGTGGCCGTTGTAGGTGCCGGCGAAGAATACGCCGCCGCCCGGCTCGTATCGCTGCATGTATTGCGCCTTGCCAGCCAGCGCGGCGATGGGGTAGCCGTTGGCCATCGCTTTGGCGAACGTGCTCAGGTCGGGCGTGACGCCGCTGATCTTCTGGTAACCGCCTAGATCATGTCGAAAGCCGGTGATGACCTCGTCGAAGATCAGCAGGCAACCGAACTTGTCGCACAGGTCCCGCAACGCTTGCAGAAAGCCCGGTCGCGGCAGCACGCAGCCGATGTTGTGCGGGATCACCTCGACCAGCACCGCGGCGATGTCTTCGCCGCGCCGCTCCAGGAAGTCAGCGATCGCCTCGACGTCGTTGAACGGCAGGATGTACGTGTGCTCCACCACGCCCGGCAACATGCCGGCCGATAGCAAGTCCCGCTGCCCCTTGCCGACTTTGTCGGCAGGGCTGATCACGTTCATCGCCACGGCGTCGTGCCAGCCGTGATACGCGCCCTGGAACTTGATGACGCCGCGGCGGCCGGTCACCGCGCGGGCCAGCCGCAACGCCTGATACGTCGCTTCGCTGCCGCTGTTGGCCAACAGCACGCGTTCGGCGCTGGGCACGTAGTGCGCGATCTTCTCGGCCAACATGATCTCCATCTCGGTCACGCCCACGCCGAGCAGGTCAATCTGCTCGCTGGCGTTGCACACCGCCTCGCGCACGCGCGGGTGGTTGTGGCCGAGGATGATCGGACCGAAGGCGGCGTGGTAGTCGAGATAGCGCTTACCCTCGACGTCTGTGAAATAGGCCCCGTGCGCTTCGCGAATCACCAGCGGCATGCCCGCGATGACGCGGTTGCCACTGTTCACGCCGCCGGGAATCACACGCCGGGCGCGTTCGGTCAAACCAGCGTTCGTCGTTGCTTGATTCAATGCGATCATGATCCATCTTCACCACGATGACACGAAGGGATTGAATTCAGACGCTCAGTGCCTTCGTGTCTTCGTGGTCAATTCTCTATTGGTAGTGCGCGCGCATCTCGGCGTGATAGGGCAGCGCCAAGATCTCCTCCAGCAGCGCGCAGGCATACTCCATGCTGCGCGTCCATGGATCCATCATGATCAGCTCGAGCAACAGCCTTCGACTGCCCGTGTTGAACGCCTCCAGCTCGATGTTCACCTGCGCTACACAGTCGCGCAACAACCAAGCCAGCGGCACAGGCGGCAGGCCGGCGGTCTGCGTCGGGTGCAGGCCGCCGCCGTTGATGTAGATGGGAACTTCCACGGCGAAGTCGCGCGGCACGCCGGGCACGTAGTCGCCGCTGTTGACGACGTTGCCGATCAGCACGCGCGGCACGTCACACAGCAAGCTCTCGATCACTGGCACGATCACCTCGTGCGAGTGCTCGGGTTTGAAGTGATCGGTGACCTTGACCGCCTTGTCGTCGCTGATGCGCTTGATCTCGGCCACTTCTTCCTCACCGCCGGTGAAGAAGCTGTGCCAGAAGCGGCCGGGGTTCTGCGCCCAGCGGCGCTCGGTCGCGTCGTCGAGGTGATACCACCAGCCCCACGAGCCGCCGCCGTCGCCGGCCGTATCGCCGATGGGGAACGCGCCCATGCGCTGGTAGAGATCCACCTTCTTAGGGTTGAGTTCGCCGTGCCGGTCGGACGATTGCCAGAAGGCCGGAGCCTGCTCAGCGATCCACTTGTCCAGCAACGGCATGGCATCTTGCCCGTCGTAACGCAACTGCGTCAGCCACACGAAGTGGTTGACGCCGGGGATTTCGTAGCTCAGCTTGTCGCGGTCGGTCAGGCCAAGACGATTCGCAATGTCATACACGCCGCCGAAGCCGTGGCAAAGGCCGATGACTTTGGCCTCGGGGTATTTGCGCGCCAGGTGTGTGACGCCGGCCATGACCGGGTTAGCGACTTTGACGTAGTGCGCGCCCGGCGCGAGTTCGAGCATGTCCTCGATCACGCCCTCGAACAGCTTGAGCTGGTAAAAGTTGATCCAGAACGCTTCATCGTGCATGACGTGCAGGCTACCGCCCCAGCGATAGCCGTATTTACGCGCCACGTCCCAGCCGTCACGCAGACGCTGGTGACCGGCGGCCAGCGCCGAGTTCACAACCACGTCGGCGCCACGAATGGCTTCGCGCCGATTGGTCGTCTTCTCCAGCTTAAGGTCAATGCCGACTTCAGCGGCGTAACGCGCGCACAACTCGTGAATCGCATCGAGCCGCTCCTGGCTGACGTCCATCAGCGCCACGGTGCAGCCGCGCAAATTGGGCGTCAGACAGATGTCGCGGATCATGTTCAGCGAGAACACCGCGCTGCCCGCCCCTATTATGGCAATTTTCTTATTCATTTACAACGTTTCAATTGATGACAAGAGTGTATTGAAACGTTTTTAAATGTCAATAGGAGAAATTGCAGATTCGCCACGACCGCCGGATAATTCCATCCTATGGTGACGATTTGGGATGTAGCCAGAGAAGCAGGGGTATCGCCTTCGACGGTGTCGAACGTTATTCACGGCCGGCCAGTGGTCAAACTGGACACCCGCCAGCGCGTGCTGGAAGCCATCGCGAAGCTCGATTATCACCCGAGTCGCGTCGCGCAGGGTCTTCGCCAGCAAACCAGCCGAGCGATCGGCTTCCTGGTGCTTGACCCGAACCCGCGCTGGCCGGCCGACCCTTTGCATGCTGAAGTATTGGCCGGGATGTCAGAGATAGCGACCGAACATGACTACAGCTTGTTGCTCGATCGGCCACCCGGCAACGGTCACCTCACGGCACGCGAACTGCTACAACCCTTTCGCTCCGGCCAAATAGATGCCGCAGTCGTCGCGCTCGCTGGCACGAGCGACAGCCACCAACATGTGCTCGATGCGCTCAACCGGGCCGGCGTGCTCTTCGCTGTGCTGGAGCGGGAAATCGAGGGCGAATGTGCTTACAGCGTCATGGGAGCAAACGCAGACGGCGCCTACGCCGCAGCCCACAAACTCCTCCGCGATGGGCGCCGACGAATCGCTTTTCTGGATAGCACGCAGATGTGGCCAGCGATCGAGCTGCGGCTGAGCGGCTATCGTCGCGCGATGCGTGAGGCCGGCTTGGAGGCCGACATTCTGATTTCGCCCAGCCCAGACTGGACTTCCGCCGGCGGCGCCGTTGCGATGCGCAGCCTGCTGGAGCAATGCGAGCGTGAGAGGCTACCCTGCCCCAACGCCGTTTTGGCCGGCAACGACGTGCTGGCCGTCGGCGCGATGCACGTGTTGCGCGAACGCGGTCTGCGCATCCCGGCCGACGTAGCGGTGATCGGCTTCGACGACTTCGAGTTCGCACGCTATGTGGATCCGCCGCTCACCACCGTGCGGCTGCCGGCCTATGAGATGGGCAAGCGCGCCGCCGAATTACTCATCGCGCATTTGGAGGGCCATCCGGCCGCACAGCGCCGTCACGTACTACCTACCGAATTGATCGTTCGGCAGTCGGGCTGAATAGGTGTGAGTACACTTTACTTGACTTGATATGACTGAGACCGCCCATGCCCACCGCACCCGCGCCGACTGGGAGCGCGAGACGCTCTACCCCTCATTGAAACGCGCACCGGAGCGCAAAGCACACTTCGAGACGCCTTCCGGCATCCCGCTCGACGTCGTTTACGGCGATCCCGTGACCAGCGCAGGCTATCACGACGAATTCCCCGGCGAATACCCGTTCACACGGGGCATCCACCCGACAATGTACCGCTCGCGTCATTGGACGATGCGGCAATACGCCGGCTTCTCTACTGCGAAGGAGAGCAACACGCGCTATCGTTACCTATTGTCGCAAGGCCAAACCGGCCTGTCCGTCGCCTTCGACCTGCCGACGCAGCTGTGCATGGATGCCGACGATCCTTTGGCTGCCGGCGAAGTGGGTAAAGTCGGCGTCAGCATTTGCACGCTGGGCGATATGCGCGAGCTATTCGACGGCATCCCGCTCGACAAAGTGAGCACCAGCATGACCATCAATGCGCCGGCGGCAGTGCTGCTGGCGCTGTATATTGCGGTAGCGCGCGAGCAGATCAAAGGGACGAGAGATGAGGATAGAGAAACAGGTGACTCACCCCTCGCCCCTTACCCCTTACCCCTGAGAGGAACAGTCCAAAACGACATCTTGAAAGAGTATGCTGCGCGCGGGCTATACATCTTTCCGCCGAAGCACTCGATGCGATTGGTGACCGACGTATTCGCGTTCTGCAAGCAGTATGTTCCGCACTGGAACACGATCAGCATCAGTGGCTATCATATTCGCGAAGCCGGCAGCACTGCGGTGCAAGAAGTCGCCTTCACGCTGGCCAATGCCATCGCCTACGTTCAGGCGGCGATAGACGTGGGGTTGGACGTGGACGAGTTCGCCGGCCAGCTTGCCTTCTTCTTCAACGCACACAACGACTTCCTAGAGGAGATCGCCAAGTTCCGCGCTGCGCGCCGGCTGTGGGCCAAGATCATGCGCGAGCGCTTCGGCGCGAAGGATCCGCGCAGTTGCATGCTGCGCTTCCACACCCAAACCGGCGGCAGCACCCTCACGGCACAACAACCCATCAACAACGTCGTTCGCGTGACCATTCAGGCGCTGGCAGCCGTGCTCGGCGGCACGCAAAGCCTGCATACCAACGGTTGGGACGAGGCGCTGCAACTCCCGACCGCCGAGGCAGCACGCACCGCACTGCGCACGCAACAGATCATCGCTCACGAGAGCGGCGTGACCGACACGGTAGATCCACTCGGCGGCGCATACGTCATCGAATACCTCACCGATGAAATCGAACGCCGTGCGCGGGCGTTGATCGAGCAGATTGACGCGATGGGCGGCGCGATCAAAGCCATCGAGAGCGGCTGGATGCAGGCGCAGATCGCCGAGTCGGCCTACCGCTACCAGCGCCAGGTAGAAAGCCAGGAACGCATCATCGTCGGCGTCAACGCATTCGAGGACAAAGACCAAGAACCAGGAGCTGCCGAACGGTTCAAGGTGGATCCGGCAATCGAGGCCGAGCAACGCCGACGGCTGACAGCGTGGCGCGCCAACCGCGACAACGAGCGCGCAAGCGCGCTCATTGCCCAATTGGAACAGACAGCACGAAGTAACGAGAACATCATGCCATGTCTGATCGCCTGCGTCGAGAGCGGCGTCACCGTCGGCGAGATCGGCAAAGCGCTCCGCCACGTCTTTGGCGAGTATCACCCGCCAACGGTTATTTGAGAGATTGAAGATTGAGAGATTAGGGATTGAGAATAGTCTACGGTACAACCTCCAATCTCTAATCTCCAATCTCTAATCTCAATACAAGAACATCGGCTTGTGCTCGACGTTGCGCACGCGTGGCCGGTAGTGCTCGGCGTCGTAGAGTTCGGCGACGTCGAGCGGGCGCGGACCGCCGCCCACTTCGGTCAGTGGGACGCTGGTGTACTTGCCGCCCTGCAGCGCAACCATCCGGCCACACCGCCCTTGCAAGATCAAATCGGCCGCGAACGTGCCGAAGTTGCTGGACACCATGACGTCCAGTGCATCCGGCGCGCCGGAACGCATGAGATACGCGACGTTCTGATACATGGTGTGCTCGCCAGTGAGGCGCTTGATCTGCTCGCTGATGTAATCGCCGATACCACCCAGCTTGCGATGCCCATAGGCATCGGCCTCGCCATGCTCGATCATCGCACCGTTCTTCGGCCGCGCGCCCTCCGAAACGACCAACATCGCATAGTTACTCGGGTTGGCGTGCTTATCCTGCAGCAGGTAGTCGCACAGCTTCTCGATGTCGAACGGCACCTCGGCGATCAGGCAGCGATCTACATTGCCCAGATAGGAGGACATGAGCGCGGTCTCGCCGCTGTAGCGTCCGAATAGTTCGATCACGGCGATGCGCTCATGGCTGCCGGTGCAGGTGCGCATATTGTGGATGAAGTCGAGGGCGCGGGTAACGGCCGTGCTGAAGCCAATGCAGTAATCTGTGCCGCGCACGTCGTTGTCCATCGTCTTAGGAATGGCCACGATGGGAAAGCCCTCGTTGTGCAGTCTCAGCGAATAGCTCAACGTATCGTCGCCGCCGATAGTGATGAGTGCATCTATGCCTAGAAAACGCAACACGCTCAGCACGTGCTGGGTGAAGTCGTAGCGTTCGGCCAAATCGCTGGCAAACACGGTCGTGTGTTTGAGGAACCCCGGCACGTCTTTGGCCTTCACGTTGGCCGGGTTGGTGCGGCTGGTGTGCAAGAAGGTGCCGCCGGTGCGATCCACGGTGCGCACGGCGTTACGATCGAGCCGCACCGTGAACTGCTGGGCGCTCGTCTCGTCGTCCATGTTGAAATGCAGCAGTCCATACCAGCCGCGCCGGATGCCGATCATCTCGTGGCCGGCATCAAGCAATCGGATCGTGGCGGCCTTGATGGCCGAGTTCAACCCGGGCACATCGCCGCCGCCGGTCAAAATTCCAATTCGCATGACATCTCTCCTTCGATTTCTGAGAACGTGGTTCTCGCTTGATTTCGACCATCTGAATTTCTAAAGCGGTTTAGGTCGCCGATCGCATCCTCGCATGGAACATTGTTGTTAGGGATAGCGCTCGTGAGGGATGCGCGCGAGGCGAACCTACGCCTGCAACAAACGTTCGAGGCGCGCTTTGACTACCGGCCACTCATCGTCAATCACGCTGTAGATCACCGACGAACGATGATAGCCATCCGGCATGATCATATGCTTGCGCAGCACGCCCTCACGCACGGCGCCCAGCCGCTCGATGGCGCGCTGGCTACGTTCGTTGCGCAGATCGGTCTTGAGTTGCACGCGGACGCACCCCAACACTTCGAAGGCATGCTTCATCAAGAGGTATTTGCACTCCGTGTTCATCGCTGTGCGACGGTAGCTCTTGCCATACCAGGTGCCGCCGATCTCCAGACTCCGATTGGGCCGGTCAATCGTCATGTAACGCGTCATGCCGGCTGCCGCGCCCGTCACATGATCAAACACCGCAAAGCACAAATCGGTTCCGCGTGCTTGGCGCCCCAGCAAGTCTTCGATCACAGTGCGCAGCTTGTCCAGCGAATTCACCTCACCATACGGCATGTAACGCCAGATTTCGGGCTCATCGGCCT
The window above is part of the Candidatus Roseilinea sp. genome. Proteins encoded here:
- the pfk-2 gene encoding 6-phosphofructokinase translates to MRIGILTGGGDVPGLNSAIKAATIRLLDAGHEMIGIRRGWYGLLHFNMDDETSAQQFTVRLDRNAVRTVDRTGGTFLHTSRTNPANVKAKDVPGFLKHTTVFASDLAERYDFTQHVLSVLRFLGIDALITIGGDDTLSYSLRLHNEGFPIVAIPKTMDNDVRGTDYCIGFSTAVTRALDFIHNMRTCTGSHERIAVIELFGRYSGETALMSSYLGNVDRCLIAEVPFDIEKLCDYLLQDKHANPSNYAMLVVSEGARPKNGAMIEHGEADAYGHRKLGGIGDYISEQIKRLTGEHTMYQNVAYLMRSGAPDALDVMVSSNFGTFAADLILQGRCGRMVALQGGKYTSVPLTEVGGGPRPLDVAELYDAEHYRPRVRNVEHKPMFLY
- the aglA gene encoding alpha-glucosidase translates to MNKKIAIIGAGSAVFSLNMIRDICLTPNLRGCTVALMDVSQERLDAIHELCARYAAEVGIDLKLEKTTNRREAIRGADVVVNSALAAGHQRLRDGWDVARKYGYRWGGSLHVMHDEAFWINFYQLKLFEGVIEDMLELAPGAHYVKVANPVMAGVTHLARKYPEAKVIGLCHGFGGVYDIANRLGLTDRDKLSYEIPGVNHFVWLTQLRYDGQDAMPLLDKWIAEQAPAFWQSSDRHGELNPKKVDLYQRMGAFPIGDTAGDGGGSWGWWYHLDDATERRWAQNPGRFWHSFFTGGEEEVAEIKRISDDKAVKVTDHFKPEHSHEVIVPVIESLLCDVPRVLIGNVVNSGDYVPGVPRDFAVEVPIYINGGGLHPTQTAGLPPVPLAWLLRDCVAQVNIELEAFNTGSRRLLLELIMMDPWTRSMEYACALLEEILALPYHAEMRAHYQ
- a CDS encoding N-acetyltransferase; translated protein: MLKALSVVMDVQPVTLIGRWVRLEPLWVEHAEALWPQADEPEIWRYMPYGEVNSLDKLRTVIEDLLGRQARGTDLCFAVFDHVTGAAAGMTRYMTIDRPNRSLEIGGTWYGKSYRRTAMNTECKYLLMKHAFEVLGCVRVQLKTDLRNERSQRAIERLGAVREGVLRKHMIMPDGYHRSSVIYSVIDDEWPVVKARLERLLQA
- the hemL gene encoding glutamate-1-semialdehyde 2,1-aminomutase; this translates as MIALNQATTNAGLTERARRVIPGGVNSGNRVIAGMPLVIREAHGAYFTDVEGKRYLDYHAAFGPIILGHNHPRVREAVCNASEQIDLLGVGVTEMEIMLAEKIAHYVPSAERVLLANSGSEATYQALRLARAVTGRRGVIKFQGAYHGWHDAVAMNVISPADKVGKGQRDLLSAGMLPGVVEHTYILPFNDVEAIADFLERRGEDIAAVLVEVIPHNIGCVLPRPGFLQALRDLCDKFGCLLIFDEVITGFRHDLGGYQKISGVTPDLSTFAKAMANGYPIAALAGKAQYMQRYEPGGGVFFAGTYNGHPHSVAAALATIAELEDGSVHAHCFALAERAAKGIQQIADELGIPMTVARFGSVFVPYFMEGPIVSYSDLLRNDDKRDVWFRSQMCARGIFMLPTALKRNHVSAAHTPADIDRTLEAAREVLRAMPAYLTSVVSP
- a CDS encoding methylmalonyl-CoA mutase, with translation MTETAHAHRTRADWERETLYPSLKRAPERKAHFETPSGIPLDVVYGDPVTSAGYHDEFPGEYPFTRGIHPTMYRSRHWTMRQYAGFSTAKESNTRYRYLLSQGQTGLSVAFDLPTQLCMDADDPLAAGEVGKVGVSICTLGDMRELFDGIPLDKVSTSMTINAPAAVLLALYIAVAREQIKGTRDEDRETGDSPLAPYPLPLRGTVQNDILKEYAARGLYIFPPKHSMRLVTDVFAFCKQYVPHWNTISISGYHIREAGSTAVQEVAFTLANAIAYVQAAIDVGLDVDEFAGQLAFFFNAHNDFLEEIAKFRAARRLWAKIMRERFGAKDPRSCMLRFHTQTGGSTLTAQQPINNVVRVTIQALAAVLGGTQSLHTNGWDEALQLPTAEAARTALRTQQIIAHESGVTDTVDPLGGAYVIEYLTDEIERRARALIEQIDAMGGAIKAIESGWMQAQIAESAYRYQRQVESQERIIVGVNAFEDKDQEPGAAERFKVDPAIEAEQRRRLTAWRANRDNERASALIAQLEQTARSNENIMPCLIACVESGVTVGEIGKALRHVFGEYHPPTVI
- a CDS encoding peptide ABC transporter substrate-binding protein, yielding MSKITSRRKFLKLMAGSSAIGMLAACAAPATPGEMAQTPAVLESEQPGATPQAVMGDGPRVGGTYRIVAGGDFVKTLDPGAAEAFEDWWSVGQLLFNMPYAFDREGRFYPDLAADLPRISEDGKVYTIPLRRGVKFHNGREMTAEDVKFSMERQLWPEVYSWGKSYLNTIIGAQDVLDGKTKDLAGVKVIDPYTVEVTLDRPQAVFAALLSITIFGIVPKKEVLEAGQDWGTRVVIGTGPFKFVEWQPQQRAVYERNPDYFKTGKPYIERVELNLNVEESVRLLRWESGEADFLIGIPPAELPRILADESLKDVLRAAPTMTVHRFNIHMTAKPLDNLKVRQAIACAIDKNAVVKATGAPHKVTDSVFAMAMPQYDPNFRSQYQYDPDRARALLKEAGYENGVNVGKILGGSTKSSPEIEVIHAQLKAVGIESEIVLGLYNSPEITDRLKSGDITLHILSWAASYPDGYDYAAPLFTCQAREAFNRSNYCNPRIDELLDKAEGLPLTSPERIAAYREMNDILVNQDVQSVPLFNRQAFQLSSRRVRNDQLHPIYSLPALEDAWIEG
- a CDS encoding LacI family transcriptional regulator — its product is MVTIWDVAREAGVSPSTVSNVIHGRPVVKLDTRQRVLEAIAKLDYHPSRVAQGLRQQTSRAIGFLVLDPNPRWPADPLHAEVLAGMSEIATEHDYSLLLDRPPGNGHLTARELLQPFRSGQIDAAVVALAGTSDSHQHVLDALNRAGVLFAVLEREIEGECAYSVMGANADGAYAAAHKLLRDGRRRIAFLDSTQMWPAIELRLSGYRRAMREAGLEADILISPSPDWTSAGGAVAMRSLLEQCERERLPCPNAVLAGNDVLAVGAMHVLRERGLRIPADVAVIGFDDFEFARYVDPPLTTVRLPAYEMGKRAAELLIAHLEGHPAAQRRHVLPTELIVRQSG